In one window of Chryseobacterium viscerum DNA:
- a CDS encoding CPBP family intramembrane glutamic endopeptidase produces MENTISKSETRKNIATYLCLTLLFCLPVYYMCIRTGKLGGGIISYATIVMWCPAIAALLTCRIRKIPVSSLGWKWGLTKYQIMAYCIPILYSLVPYLIIWISGAGGFYNHEFVAEAGKGMGWNLSDGQTIILYIILMSSFGMVRSVGSALGEEIGWRGLLTPQLAKINSYTTTSLWMGLIWSIYHYPLLLFSNYNTGGPKWLALLCFTVMIFASCFIFTWLRLKSGSLWTGVILHASHNLFIQSIFTPLTVDTGNTNYYIDEFGIALPIATAVVAYFFWRKRKELPEKDSENTPLSA; encoded by the coding sequence ATGGAAAATACAATATCCAAATCCGAAACCAGGAAGAATATTGCCACTTACCTGTGTCTTACCCTGCTTTTCTGCCTCCCGGTCTATTATATGTGCATCCGTACCGGTAAACTCGGTGGCGGAATTATATCTTACGCCACTATTGTAATGTGGTGTCCGGCTATCGCAGCTCTTCTTACCTGCCGTATCCGGAAAATTCCTGTTTCTTCCCTAGGCTGGAAATGGGGCCTTACAAAATACCAGATCATGGCTTACTGTATTCCTATTCTTTACAGTTTAGTTCCTTACCTTATCATCTGGATCAGTGGGGCTGGCGGTTTTTATAATCATGAGTTTGTAGCAGAAGCTGGTAAAGGTATGGGCTGGAATCTTTCTGATGGCCAGACCATCATCCTGTATATTATTCTGATGAGCAGCTTTGGTATGGTGCGTTCTGTAGGATCAGCATTGGGTGAAGAAATAGGCTGGCGCGGTCTTCTTACTCCACAGCTGGCTAAGATCAATTCTTATACTACGACTTCTCTTTGGATGGGTCTTATATGGTCTATTTATCATTATCCGCTTCTTCTTTTTTCTAATTATAACACGGGTGGTCCCAAATGGCTGGCTCTTTTATGTTTTACGGTGATGATATTTGCATCCTGTTTTATCTTCACTTGGTTACGGTTAAAATCCGGAAGTTTATGGACAGGTGTTATTTTACATGCCAGCCACAACCTTTTTATACAGTCTATTTTCACGCCGCTTACTGTAGATACGGGAAATACCAATTATTATATTGATGAGTTTGGTATTGCTCTGCCCATTGCGACCGCTGTTGTTGCATACTTCTTTTGGCGGAAGAGAAAGGAATTACCTGAAAAGGATAGTGAAAATACTCCCCTTTCTGCATAG
- a CDS encoding alpha/beta fold hydrolase, with product MNTTLNFSKKIRFVLSLVIFMGVGLLSLKAQTYTTGEKDQENAAVRSAFQNTKKIRAGLLDVGYAEVGPANGKPVILLHGWPYDIHSFEQSSAILAEKGYRVLVPYLRGYGTTTFVSPNTKRNGQQSAVALDIIAFMDALKIDKAIIGGFDWGARTADIMAALWPERCSGLVAVSGYLIGSPKANEKPLPPNAEFLWWYQYYFSTERGYKGYKANTVAFNKLIWKTASPKWTFDDQTYERSATAFNNPDHVDIVIHNYRWRLGLVKGEKQYDAFEAKLAKSPAITVPTVTLEGDANGAAFPAPESYASRYTGKYAHHTLTGGIGHNLPQEAPKAFADAIIEVDSMLQTK from the coding sequence ATGAATACAACATTGAACTTCAGTAAAAAAATACGATTCGTTTTATCCCTGGTTATTTTTATGGGAGTTGGATTGTTATCTCTAAAAGCACAGACTTATACCACTGGCGAAAAAGATCAGGAAAATGCAGCTGTCAGATCAGCTTTTCAGAATACAAAGAAAATCAGAGCCGGGCTGCTGGATGTAGGGTATGCAGAAGTAGGGCCTGCAAACGGAAAACCTGTTATCCTTCTTCATGGATGGCCTTATGATATTCACAGTTTTGAACAATCCTCAGCGATACTTGCAGAAAAAGGCTACCGTGTTTTGGTCCCTTATTTAAGAGGCTATGGTACAACGACTTTTGTTTCACCCAATACAAAACGAAACGGTCAGCAGAGTGCTGTGGCATTGGATATCATTGCTTTTATGGATGCCCTGAAAATTGATAAAGCGATCATTGGCGGTTTTGACTGGGGAGCCAGAACGGCAGATATCATGGCTGCATTGTGGCCAGAGCGATGCTCCGGACTGGTGGCGGTAAGCGGATATTTAATTGGAAGCCCAAAGGCCAACGAAAAACCTCTACCTCCAAATGCTGAATTTTTATGGTGGTATCAATATTATTTTTCTACTGAAAGAGGTTATAAGGGCTATAAAGCGAATACTGTGGCATTTAATAAACTGATATGGAAAACTGCTTCGCCAAAATGGACTTTTGATGATCAGACCTACGAACGTTCTGCTACAGCATTCAATAATCCTGACCACGTTGATATTGTAATTCACAATTACCGCTGGCGTCTTGGATTGGTGAAAGGGGAAAAACAATATGATGCATTTGAAGCTAAACTTGCAAAATCTCCCGCCATTACAGTCCCAACAGTTACCCTGGAAGGTGATGCCAACGGAGCTGCGTTTCCTGCCCCGGAAAGTTATGCTTCCAGATATACAGGCAAATACGCACATCATACTCTAACAGGTGGAATTGGACACAATTTGCCACAGGAAGCTCCAAAAGCATTTGCAGATGCGATTATAGAAGTAGACTCCATGTTACAAACCAAATAA
- a CDS encoding helix-turn-helix domain-containing protein, with product MSRLKAIREQKNLTQEELSEKSKISVRTIQRIESGTEPKGHTLRALAQTLEIEESLLLQEETTISAEIEEIKTEATEESETLNYSSIKMINLSSLLFVVVPPLNILAPFLIMLIMKQRNSLTKQIISLQMFWTAMAPIVFMLGIFLKLGKEFTLILMILIVLSNVFMILRNTAEIDRKNKLYFKLKFSML from the coding sequence ATGTCCAGACTAAAAGCCATAAGAGAACAAAAAAATCTGACCCAGGAGGAGCTGTCAGAAAAATCAAAAATTTCTGTAAGAACCATTCAGAGGATAGAATCCGGAACAGAACCTAAAGGACATACATTAAGAGCTTTGGCGCAGACTTTGGAAATAGAAGAATCTTTATTATTGCAGGAAGAAACCACTATTTCTGCTGAAATAGAAGAGATAAAAACAGAAGCCACAGAAGAATCTGAAACGCTCAATTATTCTTCAATCAAAATGATCAATCTTTCCTCCTTATTATTTGTGGTAGTACCTCCGTTAAATATCCTGGCTCCCTTTCTGATCATGCTTATTATGAAGCAGAGAAACAGTCTCACCAAACAGATTATTTCACTGCAGATGTTTTGGACAGCTATGGCACCCATTGTGTTTATGCTCGGTATCTTTTTAAAGCTCGGAAAAGAGTTTACGCTTATTCTTATGATCCTTATTGTATTGTCCAATGTATTTATGATCCTAAGAAATACTGCAGAAATTGACCGTAAAAACAAACTGTATTTTAAGTTGAAATTCAGTATGTTATAA
- a CDS encoding ABC transporter substrate-binding protein: protein MKKSIFLLILLISIISCRTDNTTIETDFDNAENKEIELLYNQAQKEGNEITVWGGGDDPGELNWIKSEWEKDFPKIKMNIRVDLSKFLDVEIDDQLTNNNLTPDIVHIQTLHDFYRWKNQGVLENFKPVQWDKIPDDIKDQDGAFTPVFMVTFAMLVNRNKVNSTPKSYTDILQPAYKDNLMLTYPHDDDAVLYLYKKIVDQYGWDFIDKLIQQNPKWIRGTAAPAYQVAKGNVLGTIGAAGVFDKSKDSNAEVVLPVKDPFLTWAQTSAIFKISKHKAAAKLYMTWLLSKKIQSIWSEWSVRTDMPNKSGYPSYRNYPNTSPTDFTKFMLDRSSVESFSKAMEAKIGPIKGGSPLTDPDILELLK, encoded by the coding sequence ATGAAAAAAAGTATTTTTTTACTTATACTTTTAATAAGTATAATATCTTGTAGAACTGACAATACAACTATTGAGACTGATTTTGATAACGCTGAGAACAAAGAAATTGAGCTTCTGTATAATCAGGCACAGAAAGAAGGAAATGAAATTACCGTTTGGGGCGGTGGAGATGATCCTGGCGAGTTAAACTGGATTAAATCAGAATGGGAAAAAGACTTTCCAAAAATTAAGATGAATATTAGAGTGGATCTCTCCAAATTTCTTGATGTTGAAATAGATGATCAGTTAACTAACAATAACCTTACTCCTGATATCGTGCATATACAGACTTTACATGATTTTTACCGTTGGAAAAATCAAGGAGTTTTAGAAAACTTCAAGCCTGTTCAGTGGGATAAAATACCTGACGATATTAAGGATCAGGACGGAGCATTTACACCTGTATTTATGGTTACTTTTGCAATGCTTGTTAACCGGAATAAAGTAAATTCTACTCCAAAATCATATACTGATATTTTGCAGCCTGCTTACAAAGATAATTTAATGCTTACCTATCCCCATGATGATGATGCAGTATTGTACTTATATAAAAAAATTGTAGATCAATATGGATGGGACTTTATAGATAAGCTGATTCAACAGAACCCTAAATGGATTCGGGGTACTGCTGCCCCTGCATATCAGGTTGCAAAAGGGAATGTATTAGGAACCATAGGAGCTGCGGGTGTATTTGATAAGTCAAAGGACTCAAATGCAGAAGTTGTCCTTCCTGTGAAAGATCCTTTTTTGACTTGGGCTCAGACTTCAGCCATTTTTAAAATTAGTAAACATAAAGCAGCGGCAAAGCTGTACATGACCTGGCTTCTTTCTAAAAAAATACAAAGCATCTGGTCTGAATGGTCAGTGAGAACAGATATGCCTAACAAATCAGGATATCCTTCCTATAGAAATTACCCCAATACCTCTCCAACAGATTTTACAAAATTCATGCTAGATAGAAGTTCGGTAGAAAGCTTTTCGAAAGCTATGGAAGCTAAAATAGGACCTATAAAGGGAGGATCACCATTAACAGATCCTGACATTTTGGAATTATTAAAGTAA
- a CDS encoding RebB family R body protein, which yields MAETVNTQTTDAVTQTNVTVLGESPAQAMSMLYQMATHASGISIQNSVTNQQNLNQLNPAIVADAIKILKG from the coding sequence ATGGCAGAAACAGTAAACACCCAGACTACAGATGCAGTAACGCAGACCAATGTTACCGTACTTGGTGAGTCTCCCGCACAGGCTATGAGTATGCTTTACCAGATGGCCACCCATGCCAGTGGAATTTCCATTCAGAATTCTGTAACCAATCAGCAGAACTTGAACCAGCTCAACCCTGCGATTGTTGCAGATGCCATTAAAATTTTAAAAGGATAA
- a CDS encoding RebB family R body protein, with protein MNEIDTIIMGMSTAVPNAISTQVSAHSTGAMQINSALNQQRNNMTAISNYVMGVKKMGSGKLKHKESGLFRKGRF; from the coding sequence ATGAACGAAATTGATACTATAATTATGGGAATGTCTACCGCTGTACCTAATGCTATTTCAACACAGGTAAGTGCGCATTCTACGGGTGCAATGCAGATCAATTCTGCCTTGAACCAACAACGAAATAACATGACTGCCATCAGCAACTATGTCATGGGAGTAAAAAAAATGGGATCCGGAAAACTGAAACACAAAGAATCAGGACTATTTAGAAAAGGACGTTTCTAA
- a CDS encoding YbbC/YhhH family protein — MKYFAFILLFSLLSCEKSKTDKEIAISVAEKKWNEVYGKSTINKQKPFVAEKKNDSIWIVHGNSPTPPAIGGVAYAEVNVKTEKVIEYTHGE; from the coding sequence ATGAAATATTTTGCTTTCATATTATTATTTTCACTTTTAAGTTGTGAAAAGAGTAAGACCGATAAAGAAATTGCCATTTCCGTGGCTGAAAAAAAATGGAACGAAGTGTATGGTAAATCAACAATAAATAAGCAAAAACCGTTCGTTGCAGAAAAGAAAAACGACAGTATCTGGATTGTGCATGGAAACTCTCCAACACCGCCGGCAATTGGAGGTGTTGCATATGCCGAAGTAAATGTAAAAACAGAAAAAGTGATTGAGTATACCCATGGAGAATAA
- a CDS encoding 1-acyl-sn-glycerol-3-phosphate acyltransferase, with protein MSKFDEIRYFYDQEVNERLQSIARDPMMKALMNFTFPDTDEQVWLEQFKNVHSISDFQHQFVAYAVRQILAKSSDGLTTSGFDKLDKNTPYLFISNHRDIVLDTSLLNLVLLEGGYIMTASAIGDNLVRKKFLNVLAKLNRNFLVQRGLSLREQLTSSQTMSEYIKEQLHQGNRSVWIAQREGRTKNGNDSTQQGVLKMLAMAAGDQSLIDYFKTLKIVPISISYEYDPTDSLKMPQLLAQHRDEEYIKGKNEDFTNIISGILGQKKRIHLHAGDVLDTELDEIAATIDNKNKQLQAIAQVIDRSIISNYKLWPTKYIAYDLLHNTNTYASEYTEQEKQLFTRRLEMRIDPSDPVSKEYFLAMYANPLVNKLKLEEGL; from the coding sequence ATGTCTAAGTTTGATGAAATCCGGTATTTCTATGATCAGGAAGTGAATGAGAGATTACAGAGCATAGCCCGTGATCCGATGATGAAAGCTCTGATGAATTTTACTTTTCCTGATACGGATGAGCAGGTTTGGCTGGAACAGTTTAAAAATGTTCATTCCATCAGTGATTTCCAGCATCAGTTTGTAGCGTATGCCGTTCGTCAGATCCTTGCGAAAAGTTCTGACGGCTTAACGACCTCAGGCTTCGATAAGCTGGATAAGAACACCCCTTACCTTTTCATCTCAAACCACAGGGATATCGTTCTGGATACTTCACTGCTTAATCTGGTTTTGCTGGAGGGTGGCTATATTATGACCGCTTCTGCTATCGGAGATAATCTTGTCCGCAAAAAATTCTTAAACGTACTGGCAAAACTGAACCGGAATTTTTTGGTACAAAGAGGTTTGTCCCTTCGTGAACAACTTACAAGTTCACAGACGATGTCTGAATATATTAAGGAGCAATTGCATCAGGGAAACCGTTCTGTATGGATTGCCCAACGTGAGGGCCGTACCAAAAACGGTAATGATTCTACCCAGCAGGGTGTTTTAAAAATGCTTGCCATGGCAGCTGGAGATCAGTCACTGATAGATTATTTTAAAACTTTAAAAATAGTTCCGATCTCTATTTCCTATGAGTACGATCCTACAGATTCTTTAAAAATGCCTCAATTGCTGGCTCAGCACAGGGATGAGGAATATATTAAAGGGAAAAATGAAGATTTCACCAATATCATCAGTGGAATTCTGGGACAAAAGAAACGTATCCACCTTCATGCCGGTGATGTCCTTGATACTGAACTGGACGAAATTGCAGCGACCATTGACAATAAAAACAAACAGCTGCAGGCCATTGCACAGGTAATTGACCGTTCTATCATCAGTAATTATAAACTTTGGCCAACCAAATACATTGCTTACGATTTACTTCATAATACCAATACCTACGCTTCCGAATACACGGAACAGGAAAAACAGTTATTTACCCGCAGGCTTGAAATGCGTATAGATCCATCCGATCCGGTTTCTAAAGAGTATTTCTTAGCCATGTATGCCAATCCTTTGGTGAATAAACTGAAGCTGGAAGAAGGTTTATAA
- a CDS encoding RHS repeat-associated core domain-containing protein, whose product MKSSTGAPEIIDTNNYYPFGLNHISGSFSTSGFGSFYSYKYNGKELQENGMYDYGARMYMPDLGRWGTTDPLAEAFRRFSPYHYGADNPVMFTDPDGMRNKPYDGGLEISVPDGSWWFAGGSGNFTSGYIENNWIGKRTGGGSTATNIILNFLRGDAGHVGNFVNSDFEKNGWHVIDASSLKDALEKLIAYLGQNLADNIFINAHGLQSLRYVFDEKGEVIPDSNSETGYRMTGDTGFYTNLKTEKILGSHMQQYTSDKSKLAAETRNSIESLIGIAKYVKDGKNLIMGSCLSVRYDDLFGTGISSIAKSRDVFVNRDYSSMITICLFLQWLY is encoded by the coding sequence CAGCACCTCAGGTTTCGGAAGTTTCTACAGCTATAAATATAATGGCAAAGAACTTCAGGAAAATGGAATGTATGATTATGGTGCAAGGATGTATATGCCGGATTTGGGAAGATGGGGAACCACAGATCCATTAGCGGAAGCATTTAGGAGATTTAGCCCTTATCACTATGGAGCTGATAATCCTGTGATGTTTACAGATCCGGATGGGATGAGAAATAAACCATATGATGGAGGGTTAGAAATTAGTGTACCTGATGGCTCATGGTGGTTTGCAGGAGGAAGTGGGAATTTTACCTCAGGATATATAGAAAATAACTGGATTGGTAAACGAACCGGTGGAGGATCTACAGCAACTAACATCATCCTGAATTTTTTAAGGGGAGATGCTGGGCATGTTGGTAATTTCGTTAATAGCGATTTTGAAAAAAACGGTTGGCATGTAATTGATGCTTCAAGCTTAAAAGATGCTTTGGAAAAATTAATAGCATATCTGGGACAAAATCTTGCCGACAACATTTTTATTAATGCACATGGTTTACAAAGTCTACGTTATGTATTTGATGAAAAAGGAGAAGTAATTCCTGATTCAAATTCTGAGACGGGATATAGAATGACAGGAGATACAGGCTTTTATACAAATCTTAAAACTGAAAAAATCCTAGGGAGTCATATGCAACAGTATACATCTGATAAAAGTAAATTGGCTGCGGAAACAAGAAACAGTATAGAAAGTCTCATCGGGATTGCCAAATATGTTAAGGATGGCAAAAATCTGATTATGGGATCATGTTTGTCCGTGAGATATGATGATCTTTTTGGTACAGGAATTTCCTCAATTGCTAAATCAAGAGATGTTTTTGTGAATAGAGACTATTCAAGTATGATAACTATATGTTTGTTTCTTCAATGGCTATACTAG
- a CDS encoding class A beta-lactamase-related serine hydrolase encodes MTKSSQFILPFLILFMSIVHAQTEKTDPLYKTIISKDSLFFSAGYNTCNIGKMESMLSDGFEFYHDKGGFEDKKKFIIDFKNGLCKSPETYQLKRVLVGKSTEIYPMYKDGKIYAAIQNGDHLFYEKIGDQAEKLVGEAKFTHLWILENAEWKLKNSLSFDHHPKQTTDNETMFDNDQSMQSWLKENNIPTLGLGIIEGGKLQQVKVFGDTKTGISVPLNAYFNVASLTKPVTAMVTLRLVSLGKWKLDEPLDAYWTDPDIANDARHKKITTRMILSHQTGFPNWRWMNTNKKLNFQFDPGTKYQYSGEGFEYLRKALEKKFGKSLDQLAKELIFQPLKMRNTNYIWDQNTDESRFVTGYNEKGNAYPIEKIKTANAADDLHTTIEDYGNFMVSIMKGKNLKPEVFQEMIKKQVKVKENKYFGLGLEIYDLGNGEYALSHGGADQGTRCIAIVLPDSGRGIVIFTNVDDGYKVYEKLVLHYLGKEGKKIVEIETR; translated from the coding sequence ATGACAAAATCTTCACAGTTTATCCTTCCTTTTTTGATTCTGTTCATGAGTATAGTACATGCACAGACAGAAAAAACTGACCCTCTTTACAAAACAATTATATCAAAAGACAGCCTGTTTTTTTCAGCAGGTTACAACACCTGTAACATCGGAAAGATGGAAAGCATGTTAAGCGACGGGTTTGAATTTTATCACGATAAGGGCGGCTTTGAAGACAAAAAGAAATTCATCATTGATTTTAAAAACGGATTGTGTAAGTCTCCGGAAACTTATCAATTAAAAAGAGTTTTAGTTGGTAAAAGTACCGAGATCTACCCCATGTATAAAGATGGGAAAATATATGCTGCCATTCAGAATGGAGATCACCTGTTTTATGAAAAGATAGGGGATCAGGCTGAGAAATTAGTCGGGGAAGCAAAGTTTACTCATTTGTGGATTTTGGAAAATGCTGAGTGGAAACTTAAAAATTCATTGAGCTTTGATCACCATCCGAAGCAGACTACTGATAATGAAACAATGTTTGATAATGATCAGTCGATGCAAAGCTGGCTGAAAGAAAATAATATTCCTACTTTGGGGTTAGGAATTATCGAAGGTGGAAAACTACAGCAGGTAAAAGTTTTTGGAGATACCAAAACAGGAATTTCAGTCCCCCTCAATGCTTATTTTAATGTTGCCTCTCTCACCAAACCAGTTACTGCAATGGTAACCTTACGATTGGTAAGCTTAGGAAAATGGAAACTGGATGAACCTTTAGATGCTTACTGGACAGATCCGGACATTGCGAATGATGCAAGACATAAAAAGATAACAACCAGGATGATCCTGAGCCATCAGACCGGTTTTCCTAACTGGAGATGGATGAACACTAACAAAAAACTCAACTTTCAGTTTGATCCGGGCACAAAGTATCAATATTCAGGAGAAGGTTTTGAATACCTTCGGAAAGCACTGGAAAAGAAGTTTGGTAAATCACTGGACCAGCTTGCGAAAGAACTTATTTTTCAGCCTCTCAAAATGCGTAATACAAACTATATCTGGGATCAGAATACAGATGAGTCAAGATTTGTGACAGGATACAATGAAAAGGGAAATGCTTATCCGATAGAAAAAATTAAAACAGCCAATGCTGCCGATGATCTGCACACCACGATAGAAGATTACGGAAATTTTATGGTCAGCATTATGAAAGGAAAAAATCTGAAGCCGGAAGTTTTTCAGGAAATGATCAAAAAACAGGTGAAGGTTAAAGAAAATAAGTATTTCGGACTAGGTCTTGAAATTTATGATCTTGGAAATGGCGAATATGCTTTATCTCACGGAGGAGCAGATCAGGGAACAAGATGTATTGCCATTGTACTGCCTGATTCAGGTAGAGGGATTGTGATATTTACCAATGTAGATGATGGCTATAAAGTTTATGAAAAGCTGGTGCTTCATTATCTGGGGAAAGAAGGGAAGAAGATTGTGGAGATAGAAACCCGATAA
- a CDS encoding DUF3592 domain-containing protein yields MNRNKTKAMWQYYIILGAGILLFVAALLSLKSTLLFLKKAEKTTATVTSLREFDSDGIVFSPLFTFRTGNNVEYTYELPEGTNPSAWSVGETETVIYDPDDPSSVELYTYFRIFAWPLILISIALPLLVVGGGYFIADQFLK; encoded by the coding sequence ATGAACAGAAACAAAACAAAAGCTATGTGGCAGTATTATATTATCCTTGGAGCAGGAATACTCCTGTTTGTTGCAGCATTGCTGAGCCTCAAAAGCACTCTTTTATTCTTAAAAAAAGCAGAAAAGACAACGGCAACCGTTACCTCACTGCGGGAATTTGATTCGGATGGAATAGTATTCAGCCCTCTCTTTACCTTCCGTACCGGAAATAATGTTGAATATACCTATGAACTGCCGGAAGGTACCAATCCTTCAGCCTGGTCGGTAGGTGAGACAGAGACTGTTATCTATGATCCGGATGATCCTTCTTCGGTAGAATTATATACGTATTTCAGAATTTTTGCATGGCCTTTAATACTGATCTCAATAGCACTGCCATTGCTGGTAGTGGGAGGAGGTTATTTTATTGCAGACCAGTTTTTAAAATAA